The sequence below is a genomic window from Cygnus atratus isolate AKBS03 ecotype Queensland, Australia chromosome 4, CAtr_DNAZoo_HiC_assembly, whole genome shotgun sequence.
ACCTGTAGGAATTACagttatttctctgtattttccaaCTTTTGGCAGGTGgctaaatattttcaattctAGCACTGTAATAAAGGGTTTTAACATAACTAATTCAGAAAATTTCAACCAGAAATGTCATGggctttaaaatactgttttatctGCTTCAACACCTATGTCACCTTTGCAAAGGTCAGCTGTTTCCTAGTTCCTTCAAGTTCCCCATTTCCCAAATACCCAGTGCTTACCAGGAAAACCTTCAAAAGTGATTCTGTCCCCAGGTACTGCCCCAGGTGGGGGAGCCAGAATTTCCACTTTTTCTGGGGAGCTGGCACACATCACCATTGCTTGAGATACGACTCCTCTCATCTTCGCAGGCTTCAAGTTACAGAGTAGTATTGCCATCCGATTCTGCATCTTgagggaggaaaacagaaggatttGAATACTTAATTGCCTAATgacttaaattatttcattctaaCAAAAGAATTACAATGAAGGCACCTTAACTAATACAAGAGAAGCACAAAACAATAGATGCATGATTAAAATGGCTGCACACTAGTACCAAATAACATCTAAACCACTTAAGAATTAGTCTGAGAATACCCAAGATGTAATAAAGGGTGAATTGTGATACACTTATCATGGATACATAAAACGTGAAAAACAGAAGTCCCAAAACCATATGATGCATTTCACCCACATTCCATCTTTACTCAATCTAAATCATCACTTCAGTCCACTTTCAGTATAGTATGATAAAAGAatctccatttaaaaaacactCTACAGATTAGGCTAGCTCATAGATAAGAAATTCTTAGTGCCCTGGAAACATACAGGTGTTTTACACAGTTAGCTAGCTCACTTCAGTCTTAAATTCTACCTTATTTAACccaaatgttttgaattttttgaaCTGCTGAAAACAGCTGTACATACCGTACACTGCAATTTGTTAGAGCAAACAACTAACAAACCAGatttcttctctgtccttgaATGTTAGTAAAAATTATAACAgtaaatgagagagaaaaaaactgatAGAGGGAATAGTCACACTTTAGTctagaaaacaaagcacactttcaaactgaaaagaaattaaacccAGAACATccttgagacagaaaaatgtatgCCTTTAATCCTGTACTCCTAATGCACGCAGTATATAACCATAAGTAATTCTAGATTTGACTTTGTGCATTTTATCCCAACATCCTGGTAGAATGAAGGAGAAAgcatgggggaaaaagaagcaaactaaAATAGGGAAAAGTTTCCTGATGCTTActacacagaaaacacaagagTTCATTCTGGAAGTACAAGTGTTAAATTGCTCTTTAAGTAATCCTTGAAGTTACCTGTATAATTGATTGCTAAATAACTATCCCtctatatttcaaaatgagataCTGTGACAGACAGGCTAATGAATAGGAATTAAAACTACTACACTGATTGCTATAAAGACAGAGTAAGTTGCAATGAAAATAGCAACCAAAAGCCCTCGtcaatttcttcctctctttttgttAAGTTTAAGATACTTGCCCTGCATCCTTAGTCCTTCACTTCTGATCATTGATGTGAGGCTCTTAGATCAAATGGGATTTAAGGAGGTGaaaataaatagggaaaaaaagaaacagatactTGAGAATTGTCTGAATTTCAAGAATGATTGCCTGAAACAGGCCTTGTTGCTAGGAGCACATGGAGATCCACTTCAAAAAGTCAAAACCAGTGGCAGAAATACTGCCAacttctgcaaatgtttcaaAATCTTCTCCAATTCTCACCAGCTACTGCTGAAAGAGCTCAGCATTAGCACAGTCCACTTCATGTTTCTGTACCGTATCCCTATTACTGATGGCATGTTCTAAATGTGATATCAGAAGGTGCAGCTTCCAACTTGCCTTGACCATCAGCAGTGCACAAAAACACACTGTACTGCACATAAATGCGAGAAATGTTCACGCCTACAAGTGACTTACACTGCGTACTGAAACGTGAATGAAGATACACGTTTTGCTTCCCAACCTGAAGTAAAATCAGATAATACAGCCTCAAATAATGCTGCATTACAGtataaaacaacaataataaatagCTTAATCTTTGGTAAATTATGTTTCTAGTACTTGCTATGATGTATAcgtttttaattaaatatatggCAATAGTCACACGCCAGGACTCCACAATGTTgtacactgcaaaaacacaaagatGGAAGCTCGTCCCAAAGAATTTACAGAGACTTGCTAACAGACACttgccaaaacaaaaaccagacaGAAACTGTCCCTGATGAATGTGCAAGAATGACACCTAATTTTCTGTTAACGAGTATTCtggattatttatttcatacagaAAGCAGGGTAAAGAGAAAGGACTGCTACTGTTGCTACATTCTCTACACTTTGTGTCCCTaactttatttagaaaaatttttaagagttttttttttccccaaatgcttTCCCAAGAGCAGGCTGCTAAAAACAAGCAATTTGAGCAATTTGAATTTGTGCCTACTGCAAATCCAGTAATTGGATACTATTAGGTGACCAGTGCAGAATAGTTATCATATTcagtcattttttccccatcagtaAATTTCTGTATCCTAAAAACCACAAATATAACTTTAACTGCCTCCTGCATTTGCAGCCTCACCATGGGGAGGGGGCATGAATAGGGAATGAAAAGGCATTCGAGAAAGCGTAGCTTTTCCACACTAACATCAATTCCTTCACAGCCAGTTTGCAGTCGCTCAGTACAACACTCCTTTAATTGCCAAGCTTGCACTTGAATGTAGAAGAAGCCTTCAGTCAACTCCTCCCTCCTACTAACCCTCTAGAAGAggtgtgaaaggaaaaagagatcTTAAGTCTCAGGTTGTCAAACACAGAAGTGGAccaactgaaaaagagaaagaggcagaCCCTATTCCTGCCAAGGGAGTAAAAAACATGGTTTGTATTCCACAGTTGTTTAAGCCACTTGCTGACAggtatttttaagttaaatttaCCTTCCCTTCGCTTTCCTCTCTGCCAAAAATTTCAATGAGCTATAATGagagatggaaagcaaaggtTTCAACAGTCTGGATGGTGGCAAAACCTTCATTACAGATTCTCCACTACATACTAGAAAACCTAAAGGGAGTCATATCTGCTTAATTTATAAGTATAGTGTGTAGCAAAGGCAATACAGAGGAATCAGAATAAGATCCCAGGACAGAAgcactgaaaggagaaaagaactAACTTGAGGGAGGagtacttttcctttttttgactACTGTTAAGCCCTACTCTCacaatttaatctttttttattactttaaaaaccTTATAGCAGAATGAAAACATACCCTATAAAGAGGCAACGATCACAATTCCTTTAGGAAGGGATAGGTTCTCAGTAAATAATGTTGTTAATACCTGATCCAGAGGAACATGCTTCACTAAACCACTGACGACAGTCCTTGGACTTGCTTCTCCAACATCCACCTTTTCAACGTACAGAGAGTCTGCATCCGGGTGCTTTTCAGCAGTGATGATGCAGCCAACACGAAGATCCAGACGAGAAACATCTACAGGCTTTGAATCGCTActtccagcagcaggctgctgtttcttttccttcttttcaccTGTTGAAGGAAGTTCagttcaagaaacaaaaattagtaTAAAACCATGTATGCGACTATTTGCAAGGGAAAAGTGAGCTACCGTCTCAGAATCAAGTATAAATCCAGTGCAAAATGCAAATGACAAGTAAAGAGTTAGCACCTCTATTGCTAGTTTCCAGAAAGGAACTATCTTACACCTTCCAATTTAGATTGTTACTACATGTAATTTTCACTGTAGGACAGAGGTGTTTTCTTGCTTGTAAAATGAAGTCATCCTGACCTTAAATGTAGCTAAGATGTAAGTGACAAACATGCTCTGCCAAAGGCCATGTTGATAAGCCTAATAGTACTGCTTTCATAATTAGCAATTAACAAAAAGTCTTGCCTTGGTGTTTCACCAACAAATGAAACCAGACAATCATAAGCTATCGGGTTACAAGCGCTTCACAAAAGCTCCTGACTTCTTGCACTGCCAAATAACTGCAACTGAGGCGTTACAGTTGCAAAGCAAACCAGCAACCCTTCAAGATGACCTCAGCTAACACTATTTACTCCCCAGATAAACCAGTGTGTGAGTATGCTCATAGCTTATGAAATTCCACTGATGAGTAATAACTCCTTATCCAATTGTAACACAAGGGTTTGTTAtcacctatatatatatactgtatacCGTAAAACAGGAGTTAAGCAATATCCCCCATACATAGCTTCCTATTTAGACATTCCTTGAGATAATCAAGCTACTTCCAGTTTGTATGTAAGGCTGTCCTGCTTGAAAGACATTCATGATTTGCTTAACGAACAATAATCTGTAGGGGATAAAGAAACATATAAAAAGTGCTTACTTAAAATAAGCATATTCTTTCATCCAGCGAAATGTATGTATTACCATAAACCGAATTCCCTTCATCAGCGTGAACTAAACTCCCTTTTCTagggaacaaaaagcaaaagtggACGCAGCAACCAATGTGGTTCATGATCATTGCTCTGGTATAAGTATAAAATTCATTCATGTGCTCAAAGatagaaaagcagctttttttttttaaacttaatagctcttcaaaaatatttcagttcataTATGATGAATTAAAAGTACTAATGACTGAGATTTATTAATTTAAGTGTAATTATTGTGTATCCCTATGttaaagagaagctgaaaaaaatgtcatcaaTATAGTTGACATTTAATGCATGAGATCATTTTAAAGACCCATTATCTTTATCCTTTACGTCATTTCTAATTGTTCTCCACTTAATAGCATTCCTCTGCAATAGTCAGGAGCCAAACAATTACCCTCTAGCACCCTATTTCTCTTTAGGGAAAATGGAACCTGTcaccaaataaaaaaagagatcaCAGGGAAACATGTCTGtacccagcacacacacagatgcacacaacaaacccattccaatgctgTGGCTAAGGAGAGAGCTGTTCTCTGGCCAGTGACAGAGTCAGCCCAGAATCAATCCAGAGAAGCATCACAGATGAAGGTTGTAAGAAGTGCAAGGAAGAACATGGAAATTACCAGAGAGGAAACAAGTGAGGCAGgtgacagaaagcaaaagggGTTGAGATATTCtgtaattttgtcattttccaaGACTAAAAACCAAATTTTACATGTTAGCTACTTTGCTAGTTAATTACCATGTCTACAATAAGATGTTGAATTCCACAGAATTATCCTGTTCAGGGCTTCTAATTAATATTTATGCTATACTTCAACTTTTTCCGAATTCAGTATTGGAAAGAGAGAAGTCAAATAGATTACTTTCTAAATTTAAGCTGTTTACACAGGATAAGGGGAAATTCAATacaggaaagatttctttttccttaccaAGCCAATACTTGTTCTGTAGACAGTGATTAGTAGCAAAGAACAGTTAATTGCCTGATTAACATGTGATCTCtgctcagctttcattttacagctACATAAAATATTGACGTGTCATATGCTGAAGTACACCAAAAAATATGAAGTAGTTTATAAGCCTGCATACAACTCATCAGGAAAAACAGGTAACTAAAGCAAACACATACAGTGCCCTACCACCATAATATACAAGCTCTGAAAGGATATACAAATAAGTTCACagcaaattaataataatttgcatAAAATAATGACTTTTAGACAAGTTTAATAAGATACATACCTACACTTCTGTGCAAATGTAACAGATTCTTAtgcctttttctctcttaataGAGTTTGTTAAAGAGAAGTCAATACAGACAGCTGAAAAAGTAAAAGCCTCGTATAAGGAAGCTATCCAGTCTGCCAAAAAGTGCTCTGAACTTCGTGTCCTTGTTCTCCCTTTGGTTTTtggggttgtgttttttttcttggtggtaATGGTGGTATGtgtttatagttttttttttaaataaaggagttcagtaacattaaaagaaatttggCATGTAACCCACCTAAGATTTTGCAGCTTGATGGCCTTAGATTCAAGTACTTCCAAGATTTTAAGGGTTAGCACATGACTCTTCCTACCATGGCTatatgaactgtttttttcagtcccCAGAATGATTTAAAAGTACTTGCATAAATTAAATGGCTTGTGTCTATCACagttaagaaaaattaaaataccttttttttctactttttccttctttttcttttcttcatcttcaccTTTAACATGATCTTTTGGGCCAGGAGATGATGTAACTGCTGTGGGTTGTGGATCACCATCTGCAAACGAAGCTGTAGAAACAGCTGTACCAGGAGGAACTGCGATCTGTTTTACTAAAAATTGAAATACCGAAGTTAGAAAGGGTACTAAAACTTGGAACAATGCAACATGTTAAGTTCccaatgtaaatgaaaaagtagagactgaaaattttgcttaaaatgcCTAAACAATCACAACTGCTGAGTAGTAAAGTACAACGTTACAGAGCAGACATCAGAACTCAATTTATATATGACTACTCTGATCACTTGCTATGATGTTAAGAACAATGTCTTCAGCTACATACTTTTTAAATTGtgaaaaaatgctaaatacaagaaaatatataaacaaagtCTTTTTGTAGCTTACTTCAACATCTAGTTATCTTCACTACTAACTCCTTATTCTTCATTTgggtttcatagaatcatagcatatcctgagttggaacggacccacaaggatcatcaggtccaactcctggctccacacaggaccacccaaaaaccagatTGTGTGTCTGAGAGtattgtccaaacacttcttgaactcagtcaggctcggtgccatgaccacttccctggggagcctgtcccagtgtccAACCAcgctctcagtgaagaaccttttcctaacacccagcccgaccttcccctgtcccagcttcctgctgttcccttgggtcagttttgtttttgtgtttgcctCATTTACCTTTTAGCTATTAGCTCATTATATGTAAGACTACACGATAATTTTCTcccaataaaattaaatttaataggGTAGTCAGATCACTCCAACTCTTTCTTCTGATTAACTAAAGAAAAtgagcctgaaaaaaaaatcattctaagAAAGTATCTGCAGCCTCACAATGATCTGTTGATACCACACCTTCCTAAATTCTCCATGTTTcgtttatatttctttttaaattgctgaTAGTAAGATGATTTCCAGATTGATATATCTCACCAGATGACAACTTAAGAATCACCTTCCTTCTACTTTCTACTCTTCAAAGGATATGATTCTATTAACCATATGCCTTCTATTAACACCATTTAACAAATCATTGTACTGAGTAACCATTATTATTGACAAGTTGATTAATCTTTCTGGTATCACTATTATACTGTTCCACATTCTGcacacatgcttttctttttttacacCTTAGACGTTAAGTTCTCTGAAGAATTGCACCGAGTTTATTGATACCTGCTCTCCAACACAAAAAAACTTGCACAAGTTACTTTTTTCAATCACTTGAATCAGATTTATACAAAAAATGCTTGCTGTTTTGCTTATTAGTTATAGAaagacattattaaaaaaaacctgaaataaatcACTTGACTATGTTCATCAGATTTCTGTGCTCAATCGCTTAATATTGTCACACCCAAAACACACTAatttactgcaaaataaaagatctGAATTTCTACTATCTTTtagataaaaaagataaaaaaggaaagatacgtatcatgcaaaatattaatttccttaCTCTTGTTATGTTCTATAAACCCATCTTGGAAAAATCTATGTACCTTAAGACTTTGCTCTCAGACATAAtagaaattttgcaaaatatcttGTCTCTGTCAAGAATTACTGTGGACTAACATATGATGGAGAAATATAAACTAATGGTTTGGTTTAGTACATGAAAGGGCTTTATTCATaccaaaaggaggaaaaaaaaaatctgtatttataaaatgttagTCTTTTTGAAGACTGAACGCATTGTTTTACCAGTAAACAGTCAGTATGGTTGAATGCTAGCATCTAGATACACTGGGTACTATCTTACCATACTGACAGCTTGTGTAAACATAGTAATAATTGTTGAAGGTAGAAGaggttttctttggaaataattttaaagaaagcatgCCACAtctgaaacacttcagtttcaattttccttcttttttactACGGAATTATATAATGATGGTGTGAGCTGAGTAGAGCTACACAGAAGagtgcaaagaaggaaaaataatgcaatgaaAGGCTGGTCTTACCAAAGCATGAAATCAAAATTCAAGACATTGTTTCTAGTTTTATACTGCCACAGATTTTCTAATAAATCACTATCTGTACATTGAACAATGGCTCAATTTTCCATAGGGATTTCAGTCAAACTGGATAAAATTACACAACACTATCAAAAAGTGTCAAAGTTTCAGCCATTTTCAAGGTATTGTGAGTGCTCATAGACATCATTCAAGTTTGGGGCTCATTATAAAAGACACCActacaaaaacatacaaagaacCAGTTCCATGTCTGATAAAGATTTGGCACATATACCTGTTACACTTGCAGCTTACTAGAATGTTGGAAGTAGGCAACTTCTCATAGGCATGGAATCTAGGAAAATCCAGAGTTTATGAGAGATGCCACAGtcacaaaaagataaaaaggtaGTAAGATAGCACAAAACATGACCAAAAACTAGATCTAATTTGTGTCAAGATAGGACTTCTTTCCCCACCTCCATTTCGAATTTCTGCCTGAATCAGCTCTTGTTTCAGCccttcaatttctttcttcagtttagcATTTTCCACACGAAGCTTCTTCTCTTCTCGGAGCGATGCCTGCAAGACTAAAGTTGACactatattaaaaacaataggCTTCAATAATTAGCATTCATTACTTGgcaaaaggttttgtttttaagagagaaatgaaatgtaGCGAGCCAAATACCAAAAAACTGGCAACTTTCAAGAAATTTATTACTACagatatttttagaatttttgttgttgctgttaaaattggcattttcccctctttttttttggaacataatatttatttactcaAGTTGCCTCTTAATATAGTAGTTTTTCAGTCTCCTTAGTTGACTCACAAGAGAAAATTCCAAGAAACCTACTAAAAAAGCAGCTTAAACATGTTTGTAATATGGAGCACCTTCATTCACTGATACTGATCTGTGTAAAATATCAAAGTTGAAGGTATGATATTCTTTAGAGAATCCCATAGTGGTGAAAAAGCAGTAACACATTCATGCAAACTGATAGTCTTATATGCTTCCCAAGTGCCTTTCTCCCCCTCTAAAGGAGGGGTGTCATATATTGCATTTTCATAATCTCTTTGTGTCATTGGTCTTCCCTTCGttcatgcttttttatttcagaataagcAGCTTCAACAAACCCGCAAACCACGAGACAGTGAAAAGGTGCTACTATTACAAGCTTGGTCTTTGAGAACCCGAAACACACTTGAAATGCTGACAGCACGAATGAAGTTGTCcatgttctcattttttctgATGAGCATTTAACGTTAACCACATTGGCTAACAAGCTTATCATAAGACAGAGAATTCCTTACTAGCTTTCTCCTTGAGCAGAGCAACTTGCTGCTTGAGGTATTCAA
It includes:
- the AIMP1 gene encoding aminoacyl tRNA synthase complex-interacting multifunctional protein 1 isoform X2, giving the protein MAANNAVLNRLEQKGAEADQVIEYLKQQVALLKEKAILQASLREEKKLRVENAKLKKEIEGLKQELIQAEIRNGVKQIAVPPGTAVSTASFADGDPQPTAVTSSPGPKDHVKGEDEEKKKKEKVEKKGEKKEKKQQPAAGSSDSKPVDVSRLDLRVGCIITAEKHPDADSLYVEKVDVGEASPRTVVSGLVKHVPLDQMQNRMAILLCNLKPAKMRGVVSQAMVMCASSPEKVEILAPPPGAVPGDRITFEGFPGDPEKELNPKKKMWEQIQPDLHTNDQCVATYKGVPFEVKGKGVCRAATMANSGIK
- the AIMP1 gene encoding aminoacyl tRNA synthase complex-interacting multifunctional protein 1 isoform X1 — protein: MFLSRFLIKMAANNAVLNRLEQKGAEADQVIEYLKQQVALLKEKAILQASLREEKKLRVENAKLKKEIEGLKQELIQAEIRNGVKQIAVPPGTAVSTASFADGDPQPTAVTSSPGPKDHVKGEDEEKKKKEKVEKKGEKKEKKQQPAAGSSDSKPVDVSRLDLRVGCIITAEKHPDADSLYVEKVDVGEASPRTVVSGLVKHVPLDQMQNRMAILLCNLKPAKMRGVVSQAMVMCASSPEKVEILAPPPGAVPGDRITFEGFPGDPEKELNPKKKMWEQIQPDLHTNDQCVATYKGVPFEVKGKGVCRAATMANSGIK